One genomic segment of Bacteroides caccae includes these proteins:
- a CDS encoding helix-turn-helix domain-containing protein: MSDLENKKTEETPKKRPYNLREKKEKKAAYRSLIRPELADELYDKILNIIVVQKKYKDPDYSAKDLAKELKTNTRYLSAVVNSRFGMNYSCLLNEYRVKDALHLLTDKRYADKNVEEISAMVGFANRQSFYAAFYKNIGETPNGYRKRHLEDKK, encoded by the coding sequence ATGAGTGATTTAGAGAACAAAAAAACGGAGGAAACTCCTAAAAAACGTCCCTACAATTTGAGGGAAAAGAAAGAAAAGAAGGCTGCTTACAGGTCTTTAATCAGACCGGAATTGGCAGATGAGTTGTATGACAAGATATTGAATATCATTGTTGTACAGAAAAAGTACAAGGATCCTGACTATTCAGCAAAGGATTTGGCGAAAGAATTGAAAACGAATACTCGTTATCTTTCTGCAGTAGTTAACTCTCGCTTTGGCATGAACTATTCTTGTCTGTTAAATGAATACAGAGTAAAAGATGCTTTGCATTTATTGACGGATAAACGTTATGCCGACAAAAATGTGGAAGAAATTAGCGCTATGGTTGGCTTTGCAAATCGTCAATCTTTTTACGCTGCATTTTACAAAAACATAGGTGAGACTCCTAACGGTTATCGCAAAAGACATTTGGAAGATAAAAAGTAA
- a CDS encoding Fur family transcriptional regulator gives METQNVKDTVRQIFTEYLTANGHRKTPERYAILDTIYSIDGHFDIDMLYSRMMDQENFRVSRATLYNTIILLINARLVIKHQFGTSSQYEKSYNRETHHHQICTQCGKVTEFQNEELQHAIENTKLSRFQLSHYSLYIYGICSKCDRANKRKKVNNNNKKEK, from the coding sequence ATGGAAACTCAAAATGTGAAAGATACAGTAAGGCAGATATTCACGGAATATCTCACGGCGAACGGGCATCGTAAGACTCCTGAACGCTACGCCATACTCGATACTATCTATTCTATTGACGGCCATTTCGATATAGATATGCTCTATTCGCGGATGATGGACCAGGAGAATTTCCGGGTGAGCCGGGCGACTCTCTACAATACTATTATCCTTCTTATCAATGCGCGGCTGGTTATCAAGCACCAGTTCGGCACTTCCTCCCAATACGAAAAATCATATAATCGCGAGACACATCATCACCAGATATGTACTCAGTGCGGTAAAGTGACCGAGTTTCAGAACGAGGAGTTGCAGCATGCCATTGAAAATACAAAATTAAGCCGCTTTCAACTTTCGCATTACTCCTTATATATATATGGTATATGCAGCAAGTGCGACAGAGCTAACAAACGGAAAAAAGTAAATAACAACAATAAAAAAGAAAAATGA
- a CDS encoding adenylosuccinate synthase: MKVDVLLGLQWGDEGKGKVVDVLTPKYDVVARFQGGPNAGHTLEFEGQKYVLRSIPSGIFQGNKVNIIGNGVVLDPALFKAEAEALEASGHPLKERLHISKKAHLILPTHRILDAAYEAAKGDAKVGTTGKGIGPTYTDKVSRNGVRVGDILHNFDQKYAAAKARHEQILKSLNYEYDLAELEKAWLEGIEYLKQFHFVDSEHEVNNLLKDGKSVLCEGAQGTMLDIDFGSYPFVTSSNTVCAGACTGLGVAPNRIGEVYGIFKAYCTRVGAGPFPTELFDETGDKMCTLGHEFGSVTGRKRRCGWIDLVALKYSVMINGVTKLIMMKSDVLDTFETIKACVAYKVNGEEIDYFPYDITEGVEPVYAELPGWQTDMTKMQSEDEFPEEFNAYLTFLEEQLGVQIKIVSVGPDRAQTIERYTEE; the protein is encoded by the coding sequence ATGAAAGTAGATGTTCTATTAGGATTACAATGGGGCGACGAAGGTAAAGGAAAAGTAGTCGACGTATTAACACCTAAGTACGATGTGGTTGCTCGTTTCCAGGGCGGCCCGAATGCCGGTCACACACTTGAGTTTGAAGGACAGAAGTATGTGCTTCGTTCTATCCCTTCCGGTATTTTTCAGGGAAACAAGGTAAACATCATCGGTAATGGTGTGGTACTTGACCCGGCACTGTTTAAGGCAGAAGCAGAAGCGCTTGAAGCATCAGGGCATCCGCTGAAAGAACGTTTGCACATCTCAAAGAAAGCGCATCTCATTCTTCCGACACACCGTATCCTGGACGCTGCTTACGAAGCTGCCAAAGGAGATGCCAAAGTGGGAACTACCGGTAAGGGGATCGGTCCTACATATACGGATAAAGTAAGCCGTAACGGTGTCCGTGTAGGTGATATCCTTCATAATTTCGATCAGAAATACGCTGCTGCAAAGGCTCGTCACGAACAAATCCTGAAAAGCCTGAACTACGAATATGATCTTGCTGAACTGGAAAAGGCATGGTTGGAAGGTATCGAATATCTGAAACAGTTCCATTTTGTAGATAGCGAACATGAAGTAAACAATCTGTTGAAGGACGGAAAGAGTGTTCTTTGTGAAGGTGCACAAGGTACTATGCTTGATATCGACTTCGGTTCGTATCCGTTTGTTACTTCTTCCAATACAGTTTGTGCCGGTGCCTGCACCGGATTGGGCGTAGCTCCCAACCGTATCGGAGAAGTTTACGGTATCTTCAAAGCATATTGTACTCGCGTAGGAGCAGGTCCTTTCCCGACTGAACTGTTTGATGAAACAGGAGACAAGATGTGTACGCTGGGACATGAGTTCGGTTCGGTTACAGGTCGTAAGCGTCGTTGCGGTTGGATTGACCTCGTTGCGTTGAAATATTCCGTTATGATAAACGGGGTTACCAAATTGATTATGATGAAGAGCGATGTGCTCGATACTTTCGAAACAATCAAGGCTTGTGTAGCTTACAAAGTTAACGGTGAGGAAATTGATTACTTCCCATACGACATCACTGAAGGGGTGGAACCTGTATATGCAGAACTTCCGGGCTGGCAGACGGACATGACGAAGATGCAGAGCGAAGATGAATTCCCCGAAGAATTCAACGCATATCTGACTTTCCTCGAAGAACAACTTGGCGTACAAATCAAGATTGTATCCGTAGGACCGGACAGAGCGCAGACTATCGAACGTTATACGGAAGAATAA
- a CDS encoding DNA alkylation repair protein: protein MDIKEQLKDIKTQLRLSMNGAVSQSMREKGLLYKLNFGVELPRIKMIAEGYEKNHDLAQALWKENIRECKIMAAMLQPIDTFYPEIADIWVEDIQNIEIAELTCMNLFQHLPYAPAKSLHWIADEQEYVQTCGFLTAARLLMKKGDMTERASGELLDQAICAVHSESYHVRNAALLVIRKYMQHNEEHAFQVCRLVEGMADSEVEAEQILYNMVKEEAADL, encoded by the coding sequence ATGGATATTAAAGAACAATTAAAAGATATCAAAACACAGCTCCGTCTCTCTATGAACGGGGCTGTGTCCCAAAGTATGCGTGAGAAAGGGCTACTCTACAAACTCAATTTCGGTGTAGAACTGCCCCGTATCAAGATGATTGCCGAAGGCTATGAGAAGAATCATGACCTGGCGCAAGCCTTGTGGAAAGAAAATATCCGCGAGTGTAAGATCATGGCTGCCATGCTTCAACCGATTGATACCTTTTATCCGGAGATTGCGGACATCTGGGTAGAGGATATTCAAAATATCGAAATAGCCGAGTTGACTTGCATGAATCTTTTTCAGCATTTGCCGTATGCCCCTGCCAAATCTCTTCACTGGATTGCGGATGAACAGGAATATGTGCAAACCTGTGGTTTCCTGACTGCCGCCCGTCTCCTGATGAAGAAAGGTGATATGACGGAGCGGGCCTCAGGCGAATTGCTCGACCAGGCAATCTGTGCAGTTCATTCCGAGAGTTATCACGTGCGTAATGCGGCGTTGCTGGTGATTCGCAAGTATATGCAGCATAACGAGGAACACGCTTTTCAGGTGTGTCGGTTGGTAGAAGGAATGGCCGATTCTGAGGTAGAAGCGGAGCAGATACTTTATAATATGGTGAAAGAAGAGGCTGCAGATTTATAA
- a CDS encoding dipeptidyl-peptidase 3 family protein has product MKKHLISMAVTAALLSSCGGAKTTTAEADKFDYTVEQFADLQILRYKVPGFEELTLKQKELIYYLTEAALEGRDILFDQNGKYNLRIRRMLEAVYTNYQGDKTTPDFKNMEVYLKRVWFSNGIHHHYGTEKFVPNFSQDFLKQAVLGIDAQLLPLSDGQTAEQLCAELFPVIFDPAIMPKRVNQADGEDLVLTSACNYYNGVTQKEAEDFYNAMKDPKDETPVSYGLNSRLVKENGKLEEKVWKVGGLYTQAIEKIVYWLKKAETVAENEAQKAVISKLIRFYETGNLKDFDEYAILWVKDLDSRIDFVNGFTESYGDPLGMKASWESLVNFKDIESTHRTEIISSNAQWFEDHSPVDKAFKKDEVKGVSAKVITAAILAGDLYPATAIGINLPNANWIRAHHGSKSVTIGNITDAYNKAAHGNGFNEEFVYSDAEIKLIDTYADLTDELHTDLHECLGHGSGKLLPGVDPDALKAYGSTIEEARADLFGLYYVADPKLVELKLLSSPDAYKAQYYTYLMNGLMTQLVRIEPGNTVEEAHMRNRQLIARWVFEKGAADKVVEMVKKDGKTYVVINDYQKVRELFGELLAEIQRIKSTGDFEGARALVENYAVKVDPVLHAEVLERYKKLNLAPYKGFVNPKYELVTDDNGNITDVTVDYSEGYVEQMLRYSKDYSPLPSVNN; this is encoded by the coding sequence ATGAAAAAACATCTTATTTCAATGGCGGTGACCGCTGCGCTTTTATCATCGTGCGGAGGAGCCAAAACAACAACTGCTGAGGCAGATAAATTTGATTATACAGTGGAACAATTTGCAGACTTACAGATATTGCGTTATAAGGTTCCCGGATTTGAGGAACTGACGCTGAAACAAAAAGAACTGATTTACTACCTGACAGAGGCTGCTCTGGAAGGACGGGACATCTTATTCGATCAAAATGGAAAGTATAATTTGAGAATCCGCAGGATGCTCGAAGCAGTATATACGAACTATCAGGGAGATAAAACTACTCCCGACTTCAAGAATATGGAAGTTTACCTCAAAAGGGTATGGTTCTCTAATGGTATTCACCACCACTACGGTACAGAGAAATTTGTGCCCAACTTCTCGCAGGATTTTCTGAAACAGGCCGTGCTTGGCATTGACGCCCAATTGCTTCCGTTATCAGACGGACAGACTGCCGAACAACTTTGCGCTGAACTGTTCCCCGTGATTTTCGACCCGGCTATCATGCCGAAGCGGGTGAATCAGGCTGACGGTGAAGACCTTGTGCTGACCTCCGCCTGCAACTACTACAACGGAGTGACGCAGAAGGAAGCCGAAGACTTCTACAATGCAATGAAAGACCCGAAGGACGAGACTCCGGTGTCGTATGGCTTGAACAGTCGTCTGGTGAAAGAGAATGGAAAGTTGGAGGAAAAGGTATGGAAAGTAGGCGGACTTTATACGCAGGCGATTGAGAAGATTGTCTACTGGTTGAAGAAAGCGGAAACTGTTGCTGAGAATGAGGCGCAGAAAGCGGTTATCAGCAAGTTGATCCGGTTCTATGAAACGGGTAACTTGAAGGACTTTGACGAGTATGCAATTCTTTGGGTGAAGGACCTTGATTCGCGGATTGACTTTGTGAACGGGTTTACCGAAAGTTATGGCGACCCGCTGGGCATGAAAGCCAGTTGGGAATCGTTGGTTAATTTCAAGGATATCGAATCTACTCACCGCACGGAAATTATCAGCAGTAATGCCCAGTGGTTTGAAGACCATTCTCCGGTGGACAAAGCTTTCAAGAAAGATGAAGTGAAAGGTGTATCGGCTAAAGTAATCACTGCCGCTATCCTTGCCGGTGATCTTTATCCGGCGACAGCGATTGGTATCAACCTTCCGAATGCTAACTGGATTCGTGCGCATCACGGATCTAAATCCGTGACTATCGGAAATATTACCGATGCTTATAACAAAGCTGCTCATGGCAATGGATTCAACGAAGAATTTGTATACAGCGACGCGGAAATAAAACTGATTGATACTTATGCCGATCTGACGGACGAGCTTCATACGGATTTGCACGAATGCCTTGGACACGGTTCCGGCAAATTGCTTCCGGGAGTGGACCCTGATGCTTTGAAGGCTTATGGTTCTACGATCGAAGAAGCCCGTGCCGATTTGTTCGGACTTTATTATGTAGCCGACCCGAAACTGGTGGAACTGAAACTCCTTTCTTCTCCCGATGCTTATAAGGCTCAATATTATACTTATTTAATGAACGGGTTAATGACACAGTTGGTACGCATCGAACCGGGAAATACTGTTGAGGAGGCCCATATGCGTAACCGTCAGTTGATTGCCCGTTGGGTGTTTGAGAAAGGTGCTGCCGATAAAGTGGTCGAAATGGTGAAGAAAGACGGAAAGACGTATGTCGTAATCAATGACTACCAGAAAGTGCGTGAACTTTTCGGCGAACTGCTGGCTGAAATCCAACGTATCAAGTCGACCGGTGACTTTGAGGGTGCGCGTGCATTGGTAGAAAATTATGCTGTGAAAGTAGACCCGGTTCTTCACGCTGAAGTATTGGAACGTTACAAGAAACTGAATCTGGCTCCTTACAAAGGTTTTGTGAATCCGAAATACGAACTGGTGACGGATGATAATGGAAATATTACGGATGTCACTGTGGATTATAGTGAAGGTTATGTAGAGCAAATGTTGCGTTACAGCAAGGATTACTCTCCATTGCCTTCGGTAAACAACTAA
- the hisS gene encoding histidine--tRNA ligase, giving the protein MAAKPSIPKGTRDFSPVEMAKRNYIFNTIRDVYHLYGFQQIETPSMEMLSTLMGKYGDEGDKLLFKIQNSGDYFSGITDEELLSRNAAKLASKFCEKGLRYDLTVPFARYVVMHRDEITFPFKRYQIQPVWRADRPQKGRYREFYQCDADVVGSDSLLNEVELMQIVDTVFSRFGIRVCIKINNRKILSGIAEIIGEADKIVDITVAIDKLDKIGLDNVNAELKEKGISDEAIAKLQPIILLNGTNAEKLGTLKEVLSTSEVGLKGVEESEFILNTLETMGLKNEIELDLTLARGLNYYTGAIFEVKALDVQIGSITGGGRYDNLTGVFGMSGVSGVGISFGADRIFDVLNQLELYPKEAVNGTEVLFINFGEKEAAFSMGVLAKVRAAGIRAEIFPDASKMKKQMSYANAKNIPFVAIVGENEMNEGKVMLKNMETGEQNLVSAEELIAAVKR; this is encoded by the coding sequence ATGGCAGCAAAACCAAGTATTCCTAAAGGAACTCGTGACTTCTCGCCGGTAGAAATGGCGAAGCGTAATTATATATTCAATACGATTCGTGACGTATATCATCTTTATGGTTTCCAGCAGATAGAAACTCCATCTATGGAAATGCTTTCTACACTCATGGGAAAGTATGGAGATGAAGGCGACAAACTTCTTTTTAAGATTCAGAACTCGGGAGATTATTTTTCCGGTATCACTGACGAGGAATTGTTGAGCCGTAATGCAGCAAAGTTGGCAAGCAAATTCTGTGAGAAAGGATTGCGTTATGACTTGACTGTACCTTTTGCCCGTTATGTAGTGATGCACCGTGACGAAATCACGTTCCCTTTCAAACGCTATCAGATTCAGCCGGTATGGCGTGCCGACCGTCCGCAGAAAGGGCGTTATCGTGAGTTTTATCAATGTGATGCGGATGTGGTAGGTAGTGATTCGTTGCTGAACGAGGTAGAACTGATGCAGATTGTTGATACTGTATTCAGCCGTTTCGGTATTCGTGTATGCATCAAGATTAATAATCGTAAGATTCTTTCCGGTATTGCCGAGATTATCGGTGAAGCTGATAAGATTGTCGATATAACCGTAGCCATAGATAAGCTGGATAAGATCGGTCTGGACAACGTGAATGCCGAACTGAAAGAGAAAGGGATCAGTGATGAGGCTATTGCCAAATTGCAGCCTATTATTCTTCTTAACGGCACGAATGCGGAGAAACTGGGCACATTGAAAGAAGTGTTGTCAACCAGTGAAGTAGGATTGAAGGGAGTGGAGGAAAGTGAGTTTATTCTGAATACATTGGAAACAATGGGGCTGAAGAATGAAATTGAACTTGACCTGACATTGGCCCGCGGATTGAACTACTATACAGGGGCTATTTTTGAAGTGAAGGCGTTGGACGTACAAATCGGCAGTATCACAGGCGGTGGACGCTATGACAATCTGACCGGAGTATTCGGTATGTCGGGGGTATCCGGTGTCGGTATCTCTTTCGGTGCAGACCGTATCTTCGATGTGTTGAACCAGCTCGAACTTTATCCGAAAGAAGCTGTGAACGGAACAGAAGTGTTATTCATCAATTTCGGTGAAAAGGAAGCGGCTTTCTCTATGGGTGTTTTGGCAAAAGTGCGTGCAGCAGGTATCCGTGCCGAAATCTTCCCGGATGCCTCCAAGATGAAAAAACAAATGAGCTATGCCAATGCGAAGAATATTCCGTTTGTCGCTATCGTAGGTGAAAACGAGATGAATGAGGGCAAAGTTATGCTGAAGAATATGGAGACAGGGGAACAGAATCTTGTTTCGGCAGAAGAATTGATTGCTGCTGTAAAGAGATAA
- a CDS encoding alpha-L-fucosidase, translating to MKTRFISFLLLLAMSCGAFAQSSYQPTEENLKAREEFQDNKFGIFLHWGLYAMLATGEWTMTNINLNYKEYAKLAGGFYPSKFDADKWVQSIKASGARYICFTTRHHEGFSMFDTKYSDYNVVKATPFKRDIVKELAAACAKHGIKLHFYYSHLDWVREDYPWGRTGRGTGRPDSKGNWKSYYQFMNNQLTELLTNYGPVGAIWFDGWWDQDQNKDFDWELPEQYALIHKLQPGCLVGNNHHQTPFAGEDIQIFERDLPGENTAGLSGQDVSHLPLETCETMNGMWGYKITDQNYKSTKTLIHYLVKAAGKNANLLMNIGPQPDGELPAVAVQRLQEMGEWMKQYGETIYGTRGGVVAPHDWGVTTQKGNKLYVHILDLKDKALFLPLTDKKVKKAVVFKDQSQVRLTKTKAGVLLEFAEVPKDIDYVVELTID from the coding sequence ATGAAAACACGTTTTATTTCTTTTCTTTTATTACTCGCCATGAGTTGTGGGGCTTTTGCCCAGTCTTCCTATCAGCCGACAGAAGAAAACTTGAAAGCACGGGAAGAGTTTCAGGATAATAAGTTTGGTATTTTCCTTCATTGGGGACTGTATGCAATGCTTGCTACCGGTGAATGGACTATGACAAATATAAATCTGAATTATAAAGAGTATGCCAAACTGGCAGGTGGATTTTATCCATCCAAGTTTGATGCGGATAAGTGGGTGCAGTCTATCAAGGCTTCGGGAGCCAGATATATCTGTTTCACGACTCGTCACCACGAGGGTTTCTCGATGTTTGATACCAAATATTCGGATTATAATGTGGTGAAAGCTACTCCTTTCAAAAGAGACATTGTGAAGGAGCTTGCTGCTGCCTGTGCCAAACATGGAATCAAACTTCATTTCTACTATTCGCATCTCGACTGGGTGCGTGAAGACTATCCCTGGGGACGAACAGGGCGTGGAACGGGGCGGCCGGATTCAAAAGGAAACTGGAAAAGCTATTATCAATTTATGAATAACCAGTTGACGGAATTGCTTACGAACTACGGTCCCGTAGGTGCTATCTGGTTCGACGGCTGGTGGGATCAGGATCAGAATAAAGACTTTGATTGGGAATTGCCCGAACAGTATGCTTTGATTCATAAGCTCCAACCGGGGTGTCTGGTCGGAAATAATCATCATCAGACGCCTTTTGCCGGTGAGGATATTCAGATCTTCGAACGTGATCTGCCGGGTGAGAATACGGCAGGGCTCTCCGGACAGGATGTAAGTCACCTGCCGCTGGAAACTTGTGAAACGATGAATGGGATGTGGGGGTATAAGATTACCGACCAAAACTATAAGTCTACCAAAACATTGATTCATTATCTGGTGAAGGCTGCCGGCAAGAATGCCAATCTTCTGATGAACATCGGTCCTCAACCTGACGGAGAACTTCCTGCAGTGGCAGTACAACGTTTGCAAGAGATGGGCGAGTGGATGAAACAATACGGAGAGACAATCTATGGAACACGTGGCGGTGTGGTTGCGCCTCACGATTGGGGAGTGACTACACAGAAAGGGAACAAACTCTATGTGCATATTCTGGATTTGAAAGATAAAGCATTATTCCTGCCTTTGACAGATAAGAAAGTGAAGAAGGCGGTTGTATTTAAAGATCAGTCTCAGGTTCGCCTTACCAAAACGAAAGCGGGCGTTCTGCTGGAATTTGCGGAAGTCCCGAAAGATATTGACTATGTGGTAGAACTTACGATTGACTAA
- a CDS encoding zinc metallopeptidase, with translation MMSYWVLFIGIAVVSWLVQMNLQNKFKKYSKIPTGNGMTGRDVALKMLHDNGIYDVQVTHTPGRLTDHYNPANKTVNLSEGVYESNSIMAAAVAAHECGHAVQHARMYAPLKMRSALVPVVSFASSVMTWVLLGGILLLNTFPQLLLAGIILFAMTTLFSFITLPVEINASKRALVWLSSSGITNSYNHRQAEDALRSAAYTYVVAALGSLATLIYYIMIFMGRRD, from the coding sequence ATGATGTCTTATTGGGTATTATTTATTGGAATTGCCGTAGTAAGTTGGCTGGTGCAGATGAATTTGCAGAACAAATTCAAGAAGTACTCCAAGATCCCTACCGGCAATGGCATGACAGGACGCGACGTGGCTTTGAAGATGTTGCATGACAATGGAATTTATGATGTACAAGTAACACATACTCCGGGACGATTGACCGACCACTACAATCCTGCAAATAAAACAGTGAATTTGAGTGAAGGTGTGTATGAAAGTAACAGTATCATGGCGGCTGCCGTAGCTGCACACGAATGTGGGCACGCTGTTCAGCACGCACGTATGTATGCGCCGTTGAAAATGCGTAGCGCATTGGTCCCGGTAGTGAGCTTTGCGTCTTCTGTCATGACATGGGTATTGTTGGGAGGTATTTTATTGCTGAATACATTCCCTCAGTTATTGTTGGCAGGTATTATATTGTTTGCCATGACTACATTGTTCAGCTTTATCACCTTGCCGGTGGAAATCAATGCAAGTAAGCGTGCACTCGTTTGGCTGAGTTCATCCGGGATCACCAACTCGTATAATCACAGACAAGCTGAAGATGCACTTCGTTCCGCTGCATACACTTATGTAGTAGCTGCGTTGGGTTCATTGGCTACGTTGATTTACTACATTATGATCTTCATGGGTAGAAGAGACTAA
- a CDS encoding alpha/beta hydrolase family protein: protein MKKKEVALAIFLLTGLTLQAQERVTQYKVRDAIEVRTPIMNDSINPKGEKHSTKMLLKTPVVLDLPDAPLQSLTVDTAGYLTLDKADKNSKIYVLKTQIRAERFLKGKLKVTSPVRWEVFIDEVSKQTKDAAEDSISSASSRDIALTLEPERDYEITIKLLSTAEDKAAPTLKCEFIKDNKFKDIACTLDPNAKKRFSLDNTVYGNRVISVAISPSGKYLLTRYWNNHAAKRSRTYCQLTELKTGKVLLDNARDGMRWMPKSDKLYYTVTALSGNDVITLDPATLNEETLLKGIPEQSFTWSPNEDFLIYYPREEGEKEQGALRRIVSPADRIPNTRGRSFLAKYNIANGVSERLTYGNHSTYLQDISPDGKFMIYSTSKENITQRPFSLSSLYLVDLETLKVDTLFHDERFLGGASYSPDGKQLLLTASPEAFGGIGKNCGNHPIANDFDTQAFIMDLATRKIQPITKDFNPTVSPLQWNRGDGCIYFNTDDGDCKNIYRYSPKNNSFEKLNLETDVTSAFTLSEYNPGIAAYIGQSDHNAGVAYLYDMKKKTSRLLADPLKPILDQIELGKTEPWNFTASDGTVITGKMCLPPNFDPNKKYPMLVYYYGGTTPTTRGISNPYCAQLFASRDYVVYVIQPSGTIGFGQEFSARHVNAWGKRTADDIIEGTKQFCKEHPFVDEKRIGCLGASYGGFMTQYLQTQTDIFAAAVSHAGISDVTSYWGEGYWGYSYNAIAAADSYPWKNPDLFTKQGSLFNADKINTPLLLLHGTVDTNVPIGESIQLFNALKILGKTVEFITVDGENHFISDYDKRIKWHNSIMAWFARWLQDRPEWWNEMYPERHL, encoded by the coding sequence ATGAAAAAGAAAGAAGTGGCTTTAGCCATTTTTCTGTTGACCGGACTCACTCTCCAGGCACAGGAAAGAGTGACACAATACAAAGTCCGCGACGCTATTGAGGTTCGTACACCTATCATGAACGACAGTATCAACCCGAAAGGAGAAAAGCATTCAACCAAGATGTTGCTTAAAACTCCGGTAGTACTCGACCTCCCTGATGCGCCCCTGCAATCACTGACCGTTGACACGGCAGGGTATCTAACATTGGATAAGGCTGACAAAAACAGCAAGATTTATGTACTTAAAACACAGATCAGGGCGGAACGTTTCCTGAAAGGAAAATTGAAAGTTACTTCTCCCGTCCGCTGGGAAGTCTTTATCGACGAAGTTTCCAAGCAGACAAAGGACGCCGCCGAAGATAGTATCAGTTCTGCCTCCTCTCGGGATATAGCTCTTACTCTAGAACCGGAAAGAGATTATGAAATCACAATCAAATTGCTTTCCACCGCAGAAGACAAAGCTGCTCCTACCCTGAAATGCGAGTTTATTAAGGACAACAAATTCAAAGATATCGCCTGCACACTAGATCCGAATGCAAAGAAGCGTTTTTCACTGGATAATACAGTGTACGGCAACCGTGTTATCTCCGTTGCGATCTCTCCGAGTGGAAAATACCTGCTGACCCGTTATTGGAACAACCATGCTGCCAAACGCTCGCGTACATACTGTCAGCTCACGGAGCTGAAAACCGGAAAGGTTCTTTTGGATAATGCAAGAGACGGTATGCGTTGGATGCCCAAAAGCGACAAACTCTATTATACCGTAACAGCGCTTAGCGGAAATGACGTTATCACGCTCGACCCTGCTACACTAAACGAAGAAACTCTCTTGAAAGGGATTCCCGAACAGAGCTTTACATGGTCGCCCAACGAAGACTTCCTGATCTATTACCCCAGAGAAGAAGGAGAAAAAGAACAAGGTGCTCTCCGCCGTATCGTCAGCCCGGCAGACCGTATTCCCAACACTCGCGGACGAAGCTTCCTGGCTAAATATAACATAGCCAACGGTGTTTCCGAACGATTGACTTATGGTAACCATAGCACTTACTTACAGGATATTTCTCCCGATGGGAAATTTATGATATATAGTACATCGAAAGAAAACATCACTCAACGTCCGTTCTCTCTGTCTTCTCTCTACCTGGTAGATTTGGAAACGTTGAAGGTTGACACTCTTTTCCACGACGAACGCTTCCTGGGAGGTGCCAGCTATTCACCGGACGGCAAGCAGTTATTGCTTACAGCAAGTCCCGAGGCCTTCGGCGGAATCGGAAAGAATTGCGGTAATCATCCTATTGCCAATGATTTCGACACACAGGCATTTATCATGGATCTGGCTACCCGCAAGATACAGCCGATTACTAAAGACTTCAACCCGACTGTCAGCCCTCTGCAATGGAATCGCGGGGACGGATGTATTTATTTCAATACGGACGATGGCGACTGCAAGAACATCTATCGCTACTCGCCCAAAAACAACAGCTTTGAGAAGTTGAACCTGGAAACGGATGTTACCAGTGCTTTCACCTTATCGGAATACAATCCGGGAATCGCCGCTTATATCGGTCAATCCGACCATAATGCCGGAGTTGCTTATCTGTATGACATGAAGAAAAAAACTTCCCGGTTACTGGCCGACCCATTGAAGCCAATTCTCGACCAGATAGAATTAGGTAAAACCGAACCGTGGAACTTTACGGCCTCGGACGGAACGGTAATCACCGGAAAGATGTGTCTGCCGCCCAACTTCGACCCGAATAAGAAGTATCCGATGCTTGTTTATTACTATGGCGGAACCACTCCTACGACACGTGGCATCAGTAATCCGTATTGTGCCCAACTGTTCGCTTCACGCGACTATGTAGTGTATGTGATTCAGCCTAGCGGTACTATCGGTTTCGGACAGGAATTTTCTGCACGCCACGTCAACGCGTGGGGAAAACGTACTGCTGACGATATTATTGAAGGAACAAAACAGTTCTGCAAGGAACACCCGTTTGTAGACGAAAAACGAATCGGATGTCTCGGTGCTTCCTACGGAGGATTCATGACGCAGTATCTGCAAACTCAAACTGACATCTTTGCCGCTGCCGTGTCTCATGCAGGTATCAGCGATGTGACCAGCTATTGGGGAGAAGGTTACTGGGGCTATTCATACAATGCGATTGCCGCTGCCGACAGCTACCCCTGGAAAAACCCGGATCTGTTTACCAAACAAGGCTCTTTATTCAATGCTGACAAGATCAACACTCCATTGCTATTGTTGCACGGAACCGTAGATACCAATGTACCCATAGGTGAAAGTATACAGCTTTTCAATGCCTTGAAGATATTAGGAAAGACTGTTGAATTCATCACAGTAGACGGTGAGAATCATTTTATTTCAGATTACGACAAGCGTATCAAATGGCACAATTCTATTATGGCATGGTTTGCCCGCTGGCTGCAGGATCGCCCGGAATGGTGGAATGAGATGTATCCCGAACGTCATTTGTAA